A part of Thermus sp. LT1-2-5 genomic DNA contains:
- the tatA gene encoding twin-arginine translocase TatA/TatE family subunit — MRLGPVEILLILLVILLLFGAKKLPELARGIGQSAREFKKGLQEGEDKKEEPKA, encoded by the coding sequence ATGCGCTTAGGTCCGGTGGAAATCCTCCTCATCCTCCTGGTGATCCTCCTCCTCTTCGGCGCCAAGAAGCTTCCCGAGCTGGCCCGGGGCATCGGCCAGTCGGCCCGGGAGTTCAAGAAGGGCCTGCAGGAGGGCGAGGACAAGAAGGAAGAGCCCAAGGCTTAA
- the pyrE gene encoding orotate phosphoribosyltransferase translates to MDVLDLYRRTGALLEGHFLLRSGMHSPLFLQSAALLQHPLYAEAVGEALGRLFEDEKVDFVLGPALGGVILSFVVARALGARALFAEKDGQGGMTIRKGLTLNPGERFLAVEDVVTTGESVRRAIRAAEARGAVCLGVGAIVDRSGGQATFGVPFRALARLEVPQYPPEACPLCQKGVPLEEV, encoded by the coding sequence ATGGACGTCCTGGACCTGTACCGGAGGACGGGGGCCCTTTTGGAAGGGCACTTCCTCCTGCGCTCGGGGATGCACTCCCCTCTTTTCCTGCAGTCGGCGGCCCTCCTGCAACACCCCCTCTACGCCGAGGCGGTGGGGGAGGCCTTGGGCCGTCTCTTTGAGGACGAAAAGGTGGACTTCGTCCTTGGCCCCGCCCTTGGGGGGGTGATCCTTTCCTTCGTGGTGGCGCGGGCCTTGGGGGCCAGGGCCCTTTTCGCCGAGAAGGACGGGCAAGGGGGTATGACCATCCGCAAGGGGCTCACCCTGAACCCGGGGGAGCGCTTCCTGGCGGTGGAGGACGTGGTGACCACGGGGGAAAGCGTGCGGAGGGCCATCCGGGCGGCGGAGGCCCGGGGAGCGGTGTGCCTGGGGGTAGGGGCCATCGTGGACCGGAGCGGCGGCCAGGCTACCTTTGGCGTTCCCTTCCGGGCCTTGGCCCGACTGGAGGTACCCCAGTACCCCCCGGAGGCTTGCCCCCTTTGCCAAAAGGGCGTTCCCTTGGAGGAGGTCTAG
- a CDS encoding sigma 54-interacting transcriptional regulator codes for MKAKTLGELKRTYPLEKLRRSVKDEARENLREKLWRGERLFPGIHGYEDTVIPALVQAILAKQNFILLGTRGQAKSRILRSLVSLLDEEVPALPTELRDNPLFPISPEGKRLLQEAGDEAPIVWVGREERYVEKLATPDTTVADLLGDMDPIKAARRGTGMADLESIHFGLLPRANRGIFAVNELADLAPKVQVALFNILEEGDIQIRGYPIRLPLDVWLVFTANPQDYTARGRIVTPLKDRIGSEIRTHYPRSLEEGARISAQEAYVPEGVEVPEWVRLSVEAVAFAAREDRRVDQTAGVSQRLPISLLEVVAASAERRALLLRVRPVARPLDLYQGLPAITGKLELEYEGELQGAERVAKELVQRAFGLVLPRYRLKTEPIVAHFEAGNLLTLPEGDLEGALAALAEVPGLMEAAKTLAENEAPELLLSAAEFVLEGLVGRRKLARGEASYQAAERARGYGN; via the coding sequence GTGAAGGCCAAGACCCTAGGCGAGCTCAAGCGCACCTATCCCTTGGAAAAGCTCCGGCGCTCCGTGAAGGACGAGGCGCGGGAAAACCTCCGGGAAAAGCTCTGGCGGGGCGAGAGGCTTTTCCCCGGCATCCACGGCTACGAGGACACGGTGATCCCCGCCCTGGTCCAGGCCATCCTGGCCAAGCAGAACTTCATCCTCTTGGGCACCCGGGGCCAGGCGAAAAGCCGCATCCTCCGGAGCCTGGTGAGCCTCCTGGACGAGGAGGTCCCCGCCCTGCCCACCGAACTTCGCGACAACCCTCTCTTCCCCATCTCCCCCGAGGGCAAGCGGCTTTTGCAGGAGGCCGGGGACGAGGCCCCCATCGTCTGGGTGGGCCGGGAAGAGCGGTACGTGGAAAAGCTCGCCACCCCCGACACCACCGTGGCCGACCTCCTGGGGGACATGGACCCCATCAAGGCGGCGCGGCGGGGCACGGGGATGGCGGATTTGGAGAGCATCCATTTTGGCCTCCTCCCCCGGGCCAACCGGGGCATCTTCGCCGTGAACGAGCTGGCCGACCTGGCGCCTAAGGTGCAGGTGGCGCTTTTCAACATCCTCGAGGAGGGCGACATCCAGATCCGGGGCTACCCCATCCGCCTCCCCCTGGACGTCTGGCTCGTCTTCACCGCCAACCCCCAGGACTACACCGCCCGGGGCCGCATCGTCACCCCCCTCAAGGACCGCATCGGGAGCGAGATCCGCACCCACTACCCCAGGAGCCTGGAGGAAGGGGCCAGGATCAGCGCTCAGGAGGCCTACGTGCCTGAGGGGGTGGAGGTGCCGGAGTGGGTGCGGCTTTCCGTGGAGGCGGTGGCCTTCGCCGCCCGGGAGGACCGCCGGGTGGACCAGACCGCTGGGGTGTCCCAGCGCCTTCCCATAAGCCTCCTGGAGGTGGTGGCGGCGAGCGCCGAAAGGCGGGCCCTCCTTTTGAGGGTCCGGCCCGTGGCCCGGCCCTTGGACCTCTACCAAGGCCTTCCCGCCATCACGGGGAAGCTGGAACTGGAGTACGAAGGGGAGCTGCAGGGAGCAGAGCGGGTGGCCAAGGAGCTGGTGCAGCGGGCCTTCGGCCTGGTCCTCCCCCGCTACCGCCTCAAGACCGAGCCCATCGTGGCCCACTTCGAGGCGGGAAACCTCCTCACCCTGCCCGAGGGGGACCTGGAGGGCGCCTTAGCGGCGTTGGCAGAGGTGCCGGGGCTTATGGAGGCGGCGAAGACCTTAGCGGAAAACGAGGCTCCCGAGCTTCTCCTCTCCGCGGCGGAATTCGTCCTGGAGGGCCTAGTGGGCCGCAGGAAGCTCGCCCGGGGCGAGGCGAGCTACCAGGCGGCGGAAAGGGCGCGGGGCTATGGCAACTGA
- a CDS encoding type II toxin-antitoxin system HicA family toxin: protein MKGRLEALGSRLHSQMGSYVKFIRERPEGLQVVIVPAHKEIAVGTLRSILRQAGLTWEKFLSSRAPEPERQPYPPPPLSCPPP from the coding sequence GTGAAGGGCCGCCTCGAGGCCTTAGGCTCCCGGCTCCATTCCCAGATGGGGAGCTACGTCAAGTTCATCAGGGAGCGCCCGGAAGGGCTTCAGGTGGTCATCGTGCCCGCCCACAAGGAGATTGCCGTGGGCACCCTCCGGAGCATCCTCCGCCAAGCCGGGCTCACGTGGGAGAAGTTCCTCTCCTCGAGGGCACCTGAGCCGGAGAGGCAGCCGTACCCTCCCCCGCCCCTCTCCTGCCCTCCCCCCTGA
- the hslV gene encoding ATP-dependent protease subunit HslV: MAEGYLGGVEIHGTTILAVRKDGVTALAGDGQVTFGQTVLKRGAVKVRKVEVGEGVLVGFAGGVADALALLERFEEKLKEAKGSLLRAAVETAKLWRTDRVLRHLQAMIVAADREAMVLLSGSGEVITPEEPLLAVGSGGPYALAAAKALYRHSGLSAKAIAEESIRIAAEVDLYTSGQVTVLTLGEA; encoded by the coding sequence ATGGCCGAGGGGTATCTTGGCGGCGTGGAGATCCACGGCACCACCATCCTGGCCGTCCGCAAGGACGGGGTCACGGCCCTGGCTGGGGACGGCCAGGTGACCTTCGGCCAGACGGTTCTCAAACGCGGGGCGGTGAAGGTGCGGAAGGTGGAGGTGGGGGAGGGGGTTCTGGTGGGGTTCGCCGGGGGGGTAGCGGACGCCTTGGCCCTTCTGGAGCGCTTTGAGGAGAAGCTCAAAGAGGCCAAGGGCTCCCTGCTAAGGGCGGCGGTGGAAACCGCCAAGCTCTGGCGCACCGACCGGGTTCTCCGCCACCTCCAGGCCATGATCGTGGCCGCCGACCGGGAAGCCATGGTCCTCCTTTCGGGAAGCGGCGAGGTCATCACCCCGGAGGAGCCCCTTTTGGCGGTGGGCTCGGGGGGACCTTATGCCCTGGCGGCTGCCAAGGCCCTTTACCGCCACTCTGGCCTTTCCGCCAAGGCCATCGCCGAGGAGTCCATAAGGATCGCCGCCGAGGTGGACCTATACACCTCGGGCCAGGTTACCGTCCTCACCCTGGGGGAAGCATGA
- a CDS encoding thioredoxin family protein has translation MLTYPELPLGSPLIDAELPDPRGGRYRLSQFQEPLLAVLFMCNHCPYVKGSIGELVALAEKYRGKVAFVGINANDYEKYPEDSPEGMVAFAKEHGIFFPYLLDESQEVAKAYKALRTPEVFLFDERRLLRYHGRVNDSPKDVSKVQSHDLEAAIEALLQGKEPPLAEAPAIGCTIKWKPGNEPEVRLS, from the coding sequence ATGCTGACGTATCCAGAACTGCCCCTAGGAAGCCCTCTCATCGACGCCGAGCTCCCCGACCCCCGGGGCGGGCGCTACCGCCTTTCCCAGTTCCAAGAGCCCCTTTTGGCCGTGCTCTTCATGTGCAACCACTGTCCTTACGTGAAGGGCTCCATCGGCGAGCTGGTGGCCTTGGCGGAAAAGTACCGGGGCAAGGTGGCCTTCGTGGGCATCAACGCCAACGATTACGAGAAGTACCCTGAGGACAGCCCCGAGGGCATGGTGGCCTTCGCCAAGGAGCACGGCATCTTCTTCCCCTACCTCCTGGACGAAAGCCAGGAGGTGGCCAAGGCCTACAAGGCCCTAAGGACCCCGGAGGTCTTCCTCTTCGACGAAAGGCGGCTTCTCCGCTACCACGGCCGGGTAAACGATAGCCCCAAAGACGTGAGCAAGGTGCAAAGCCACGACCTCGAGGCGGCCATCGAGGCCCTGCTTCAGGGCAAGGAGCCTCCCCTGGCCGAGGCGCCCGCCATCGGGTGCACCATCAAGTGGAAGCCGGGGAACGAACCCGAGGTTCGCCTAAGTTAG
- a CDS encoding ATP-dependent protease ATPase subunit HslU — translation MNLTPAEIVRELSKHIVGQEAAKRAVAVALRNRYRRKQLPPEIAREVTPKNILMIGPTGVGKTEIARRLARLAGAPFVKVEATKFTEVGYVGRDVDSIVRDLAEASYQLVLEEMKKKVEEKALAFAEEELATLLRASVAEVRSGRLDGLSVEVQVEEEVSLPFMGVLGSEGFGGMGEMLKGLLPKRPARKRMTVKEAREVLKNQHAERLIDKEELKEEARRRAQEEGIVFIDELDKVARREGTVGPDVSGEGVQRDLLPIVEGTVVSTRIGPISTEHVLFIAAGAFHVAKPSDLIPELQGRFPIRVELSPLGPEEFFRILKEPENSLIRQYTELLRADGTELVFHEDALWAIAEAAHRANRELEDIGARRLATVLERVLEEVSFQTDLGRVEITRAYVEKRLEEVFASPDLTRFVL, via the coding sequence ATGAACCTCACGCCCGCCGAGATCGTCCGGGAGCTTTCCAAGCACATCGTCGGCCAGGAGGCGGCCAAGCGGGCCGTGGCCGTGGCCCTGCGCAACCGCTACCGCAGGAAACAACTCCCCCCCGAGATCGCCCGGGAGGTGACGCCCAAGAACATCCTCATGATCGGGCCCACGGGGGTGGGGAAGACGGAGATCGCCCGCCGACTGGCCCGTTTGGCGGGGGCCCCCTTCGTGAAGGTGGAGGCCACCAAGTTCACGGAGGTGGGCTACGTGGGCCGGGACGTGGACTCCATCGTCCGCGACCTGGCGGAGGCCAGCTACCAGCTGGTCCTGGAGGAGATGAAGAAGAAGGTGGAGGAAAAGGCCCTGGCCTTTGCCGAGGAGGAGCTCGCCACCCTCCTTAGGGCCTCCGTGGCCGAGGTGCGCTCGGGACGCCTGGACGGCCTTTCCGTGGAGGTGCAGGTGGAGGAGGAGGTGAGCCTGCCCTTCATGGGGGTCCTGGGGAGCGAGGGGTTTGGCGGCATGGGGGAGATGCTTAAAGGGCTTCTCCCCAAGCGGCCCGCCCGCAAGCGCATGACGGTGAAGGAGGCGCGGGAGGTGCTTAAGAACCAGCACGCTGAGCGCCTCATCGACAAGGAAGAGCTCAAGGAGGAGGCGCGGCGCCGGGCCCAGGAGGAGGGCATCGTCTTCATCGACGAGCTGGACAAGGTGGCGCGGAGGGAAGGCACCGTGGGCCCAGACGTTTCCGGGGAAGGGGTGCAGCGGGACCTCCTGCCCATCGTGGAGGGCACGGTGGTGTCCACCCGCATCGGCCCCATCTCCACGGAGCACGTTCTCTTCATCGCCGCCGGGGCCTTCCACGTGGCCAAGCCCTCGGACCTGATCCCCGAGCTCCAGGGCCGCTTTCCCATCCGGGTGGAGCTTTCCCCCTTGGGCCCCGAGGAGTTTTTCCGCATCCTGAAGGAGCCGGAGAACTCCCTCATCCGGCAGTACACCGAGCTTCTTCGGGCGGACGGCACCGAGTTGGTCTTCCACGAGGACGCCCTATGGGCCATTGCCGAGGCCGCCCACCGGGCCAACCGGGAGCTAGAGGACATCGGGGCCAGGCGGCTGGCCACGGTGTTGGAACGGGTTTTGGAGGAGGTGAGTTTTCAGACCGACCTTGGGCGGGTGGAGATTACCCGGGCCTACGTGGAGAAAAGGTTGGAGGAAGTCTTCGCCTCCCCTGACCTGACGCGGTTTGTGCTTTAG
- a CDS encoding VWA domain-containing protein → MKAIRYSRYEGNLDELSPEEILDLLEDFLLDSGFSDPFQRYDPDPSRAPSLEDLYDALLQALLQNELVPEEWLKEARFANRKEETRLHQALTRMIQKLQEAGYLRLPGEDPTRPAQAGYKGEAGETRLELTEKASDFLGLKSLRELLGALGRNPPGLHPTPHHAPGVEKTGETKPWEWGDPLELNIPETLKKAVAKGLERLSHEDLVIDLAEYTASMSTVVLLDCSHSMILYGEDRFTPAKKVALALAHLIRTQYPGDRVRFVLFHDTAEEIPLAKLPLAQVGPYHTNTKAGLELARTLLKKMGGEMKQIILITDGKPSALTLPSGEIYKNAWGLDPLILAETLKEATLARREGISIHTFMLAREPELLAFVKKLSQITRGKAYLTSPRNIGKYLLLDFLNKKVRAN, encoded by the coding sequence ATGAAGGCGATCCGGTATAGCCGCTACGAGGGCAACCTGGACGAGCTTTCCCCCGAGGAAATCCTAGACCTCCTGGAGGACTTCCTCCTGGACTCGGGCTTCTCCGACCCCTTCCAGCGCTACGACCCCGACCCAAGCCGGGCTCCAAGCCTGGAAGACCTCTACGACGCCCTCCTCCAGGCCCTTTTACAGAACGAGCTCGTCCCCGAGGAATGGCTAAAGGAGGCCCGCTTCGCGAACCGCAAGGAGGAAACCCGCCTCCACCAGGCCCTAACGCGCATGATCCAGAAGCTCCAGGAAGCGGGCTACCTCCGCCTTCCCGGGGAAGACCCCACCCGCCCAGCCCAAGCCGGGTACAAAGGCGAGGCGGGGGAAACCCGTTTGGAACTCACCGAGAAGGCCTCGGACTTCCTGGGACTCAAGAGCTTACGGGAACTCCTGGGGGCCTTGGGACGGAACCCCCCTGGCCTCCACCCAACCCCTCACCACGCCCCGGGGGTGGAGAAGACCGGGGAGACCAAGCCCTGGGAGTGGGGAGACCCCCTGGAGCTCAACATCCCGGAAACCTTGAAGAAGGCGGTGGCCAAGGGGCTAGAGCGCCTGAGCCACGAGGACCTGGTGATTGACCTGGCGGAGTACACCGCCAGCATGAGCACCGTGGTCCTCCTGGACTGCTCCCACTCCATGATCCTCTACGGGGAGGACCGCTTCACCCCCGCCAAGAAGGTGGCCCTGGCCCTGGCCCACCTGATCCGCACCCAGTACCCCGGGGACCGGGTGCGCTTCGTCCTCTTCCACGACACCGCCGAGGAGATCCCCCTGGCCAAGCTCCCCCTGGCCCAGGTGGGCCCCTACCACACCAACACCAAGGCGGGGCTGGAGCTGGCCCGCACCCTCCTCAAGAAGATGGGGGGGGAGATGAAGCAGATCATCCTCATCACCGACGGCAAGCCCTCCGCCCTGACCCTCCCCAGCGGGGAGATCTACAAAAACGCCTGGGGCCTAGACCCCTTGATCCTGGCGGAAACCCTCAAGGAGGCCACCTTGGCCCGGCGGGAGGGCATCTCCATCCACACCTTCATGCTGGCCCGGGAGCCTGAGCTGTTGGCCTTCGTGAAGAAGCTTTCCCAAATCACCCGGGGCAAGGCCTACCTCACAAGCCCCAGGAACATCGGCAAGTACCTGCTCTTGGACTTCCTGAACAAGAAGGTGCGGGCCAATTAA
- a CDS encoding tetratricopeptide repeat protein: protein MRWLFLALSLLAAPTLAQTPPPPAGQTATQDALRLGVQLYALGRYEAALQAFERAAKDKPQDPDVLYWLARAQLKVGLLNPALENAKGLVAKNPRYIGGYMVLAEAYIALYRASEDREKGKAYLDQALSVLRDAERINPRYAPLFAQRGLVYALLGQVDRAEEAFKKALTLQDTPEVRLAMAELYLAVGRLDEALDQYARALQMAPKDADLRVRYASALLLKGRAEEAARLLEEGHKLKPLDAEGWYTLGQAYLTLGRWKEAGVALENAVALAPLRFPAAYYYLGQVYLALGDAQKAKSRLTVAVRLDPKRPEYRYQLCLANEKLGDKEGARYQCQEALKLKPGYKEAEEVLRRL from the coding sequence ATGCGCTGGTTGTTTTTGGCCCTGAGCTTGCTGGCGGCTCCCACCCTGGCCCAGACCCCCCCGCCCCCGGCGGGGCAGACAGCCACCCAGGATGCCTTGAGGCTGGGGGTGCAGCTTTACGCCTTGGGGCGGTACGAGGCGGCCCTCCAGGCCTTTGAACGGGCGGCCAAGGACAAGCCCCAAGACCCGGATGTTCTCTACTGGCTAGCCCGGGCCCAGCTCAAGGTGGGCCTCTTGAACCCTGCCTTGGAAAACGCCAAGGGTCTGGTGGCCAAGAACCCCCGTTACATCGGGGGCTACATGGTTCTGGCGGAGGCCTACATCGCCCTCTACCGGGCCAGCGAGGATCGGGAGAAGGGCAAGGCCTATTTGGACCAAGCCCTGAGCGTCCTCCGGGACGCCGAACGCATCAACCCCCGCTACGCCCCCCTATTCGCCCAGCGGGGCCTGGTCTATGCTCTTTTGGGTCAGGTAGATAGGGCGGAGGAGGCTTTCAAAAAAGCCTTGACCCTACAGGACACCCCCGAGGTGCGTTTGGCGATGGCGGAGCTTTACCTGGCGGTTGGGCGGCTGGACGAGGCCTTGGACCAGTACGCCCGAGCGCTCCAGATGGCCCCTAAGGACGCCGATTTGCGGGTGCGCTACGCTTCGGCCCTCCTCCTCAAGGGCCGGGCGGAGGAGGCAGCCCGGTTGCTGGAGGAGGGACACAAGCTCAAGCCCCTGGACGCTGAGGGGTGGTACACCTTGGGCCAGGCCTACCTGACCTTGGGCCGCTGGAAGGAGGCGGGGGTGGCCTTGGAGAACGCCGTGGCCCTGGCCCCTTTGCGCTTCCCCGCCGCCTATTACTACTTGGGCCAGGTCTACTTGGCCCTGGGGGATGCGCAGAAGGCGAAAAGCCGCCTCACCGTGGCCGTGCGTCTGGACCCCAAGCGGCCGGAGTACCGCTACCAGCTCTGCCTGGCCAACGAGAAGCTTGGGGACAAGGAAGGGGCGCGCTACCAGTGCCAGGAGGCGTTGAAGTTGAAACCGGGTTACAAGGAGGCAGAGGAGGTCTTGCGCCGCCTCTAG
- the pyrF gene encoding orotidine-5'-phosphate decarboxylase gives MDFLLALERPPLVLGVDPRPDLHGKRPLIHLRRYALALFEALAERLAAVKLQLAFFEALGPEGMALLFELASAARVMGLPVIFDGKRGDIGSTAEAYAEAYLLRFPGSALTANPYLGLDALAPFFQAAGRSGGAVFVLAKTSNPGSGFLQDLPVTGKPLYLHLAEALAQEGEAWREGAWSRVGMVVGATYPEAVKAVRQVAPSAPLLLPGIGAQGGSPLKGRGLLLAASRALFYPGGRPDLEGARKAAEALLAALVE, from the coding sequence GTGGACTTTCTCCTGGCCCTAGAACGCCCCCCCTTGGTCCTAGGGGTGGACCCGAGGCCGGACCTCCACGGAAAGAGACCCCTTATCCACCTGCGCCGCTACGCCTTAGCGCTCTTTGAGGCCCTGGCCGAGCGCCTGGCGGCGGTGAAGCTTCAGCTGGCCTTCTTTGAAGCTTTGGGCCCGGAGGGGATGGCCCTCCTCTTCGAACTGGCCAGCGCCGCCCGGGTCATGGGCCTCCCCGTGATCTTTGACGGCAAGCGGGGGGATATCGGCTCCACGGCGGAGGCCTACGCCGAGGCCTACCTCCTCCGGTTTCCTGGGAGCGCCCTCACGGCAAACCCCTACCTGGGCCTGGACGCCCTCGCCCCCTTCTTCCAGGCGGCCGGGCGGAGCGGGGGTGCGGTCTTCGTCTTGGCCAAGACCTCCAACCCGGGCTCGGGCTTCCTGCAGGACCTGCCCGTGACGGGGAAGCCCCTTTACCTCCACCTGGCGGAGGCCTTGGCCCAAGAAGGGGAGGCTTGGCGGGAAGGTGCGTGGAGCCGGGTGGGGATGGTGGTGGGGGCCACCTACCCCGAGGCGGTGAAGGCGGTGCGGCAAGTGGCCCCTTCCGCTCCCCTCCTCCTCCCGGGGATTGGGGCCCAAGGGGGTAGCCCCCTCAAGGGCAGGGGCCTCCTCCTCGCCGCCAGCCGGGCCCTCTTCTACCCGGGGGGGCGGCCCGACCTCGAGGGGGCGAGGAAGGCGGCGGAGGCGCTCCTTGCCGCTTTGGTAGAGTAG
- a CDS encoding formate dehydrogenase accessory sulfurtransferase FdhD: MWRYEGGRFLAERFPLPEEARLLLVVNGEPWTALSYTPGDEVYLALGHLYLSGAISSLEGVRVRVGEGMVLVDLSQTPERGVGVRDSGCAAGLRFGEPSLAPLPQIPLDPRLPLRLLAELRARARAYARTRGIHGAALFDLEGNLLYLNEDIGRHNAVDRLAGFMLNEGVPPPVLVASTGRVSLEMAAKAVGMGAVLLASRTGATAPAVALARQHGLALAAYVRPTGYRLYAPGGMPVGEEVL; the protein is encoded by the coding sequence ATGTGGCGCTACGAGGGGGGGCGCTTCCTGGCAGAACGCTTTCCCCTTCCCGAAGAGGCCCGCCTCCTTCTGGTGGTGAACGGCGAGCCCTGGACCGCCTTGAGCTATACCCCGGGGGACGAGGTGTACCTGGCCCTGGGCCACCTTTACCTGAGCGGGGCCATTTCCAGCCTGGAGGGGGTTCGGGTTCGGGTGGGTGAGGGGATGGTCTTGGTGGATCTTTCCCAAACCCCAGAGCGAGGCGTGGGGGTACGGGATAGCGGCTGCGCCGCGGGCCTGCGTTTCGGCGAGCCTAGCCTTGCGCCCCTACCCCAGATCCCGTTGGACCCGAGGTTACCCCTTCGCCTCCTCGCCGAGCTTCGTGCCCGCGCCCGGGCCTACGCCCGCACCCGGGGCATCCATGGTGCCGCCCTCTTTGACCTCGAGGGCAACCTCCTCTACCTCAACGAGGACATTGGTCGCCACAACGCCGTGGACCGCCTGGCGGGGTTCATGCTGAACGAAGGCGTGCCCCCGCCCGTGTTGGTGGCCTCCACGGGCCGGGTCAGCCTGGAGATGGCGGCCAAGGCGGTGGGCATGGGGGCGGTGCTCCTGGCTAGCCGTACCGGCGCTACCGCACCCGCCGTGGCCTTGGCCCGCCAACATGGCTTGGCCCTGGCCGCCTACGTGCGCCCCACGGGCTACCGCCTCTACGCCCCGGGGGGGATGCCCGTGGGGGAGGAGGTCCTTTAA
- a CDS encoding NAD(P)H-dependent glycerol-3-phosphate dehydrogenase has protein sequence MKVAILGAGAWGTALGVLLASKGIPTALLCRRQEHAEALRAQRENKDHLPGVALPAYLYPTHDPEEALGGAEFAVVALPSKALDTLKDLPRAPWYLSATKGLFFREGALLTPSQVVAALTGRPVAALSGPNHAEEVARFLPTASVAAGPEALAQRAQEVFHSPTFRVYTSPDLRGVELGGGLKNVLALAAGMVDGLRLGDNAKAALLTRGLREMVRFGTAQGGEEATFYGLAGLGDLLATAYSLHSRNRGAGERLVRGEALERLEDRGVVEGLYAVKALMAWRREAGVELPIAEAVYRVAYEGLDPLKALHALMGREPKAEG, from the coding sequence ATGAAGGTGGCCATTCTGGGCGCGGGGGCCTGGGGCACGGCCTTGGGCGTCCTCTTGGCCAGCAAGGGCATCCCCACGGCGCTCCTTTGCCGCAGGCAGGAGCACGCCGAGGCCTTAAGGGCGCAGAGGGAGAACAAGGACCACCTCCCCGGGGTGGCTCTTCCCGCCTACCTCTACCCCACCCACGACCCGGAGGAGGCGCTTGGGGGGGCGGAGTTCGCCGTGGTGGCGCTTCCCTCTAAGGCCCTCGACACCCTCAAGGACCTTCCCCGGGCCCCCTGGTACCTTTCCGCCACCAAGGGGCTCTTCTTCCGGGAAGGGGCGCTCCTCACCCCGAGCCAGGTGGTGGCCGCCCTCACGGGCCGGCCCGTGGCCGCCCTTTCCGGGCCCAACCACGCGGAGGAGGTGGCCCGCTTCCTGCCCACGGCCAGCGTGGCGGCGGGCCCCGAGGCCCTGGCCCAGCGGGCGCAGGAGGTCTTCCATAGCCCCACCTTTCGCGTCTACACCAGCCCCGACCTCCGGGGGGTGGAGCTGGGCGGGGGGCTCAAGAACGTCCTGGCCCTGGCGGCGGGGATGGTGGACGGGCTTAGGCTGGGGGACAACGCCAAGGCCGCCCTCCTCACCCGGGGCCTTCGGGAGATGGTGCGCTTCGGCACCGCCCAAGGGGGGGAGGAGGCCACCTTTTACGGGCTCGCTGGCCTGGGCGATCTCCTCGCCACCGCCTACAGCCTGCACTCCCGCAACCGGGGGGCGGGGGAGAGGCTGGTGCGGGGGGAGGCCTTGGAGCGCCTCGAGGACCGGGGAGTGGTGGAGGGGCTTTATGCGGTGAAGGCCCTTATGGCCTGGCGGCGGGAAGCGGGGGTGGAGCTTCCCATCGCCGAGGCGGTCTACCGGGTGGCCTACGAGGGGCTAGACCCCCTAAAGGCCCTTCATGCCCTCATGGGGCGGGAGCCCAAGGCGGAGGGCTAA